From Antechinus flavipes isolate AdamAnt ecotype Samford, QLD, Australia chromosome 1, AdamAnt_v2, whole genome shotgun sequence:
CATTAACACCTTGTCCTCATTCTCCCCAACTAGGCAAAAGCTTCTCTGGTCCTCAAATGGGGCATCAAGCTCCCCCACTcactccttcttcatctccctatcatcagaacacacacacacacacacacacacacacacacacacacacacacacaccttaaaCATACATTTATAACCTTAGATAGTTCTGATATGGAAGGGCCCAATCCATTTCCCATCCTATTCTTGCTTTCTGCCATCCCTACCTGTCTCAAATTGTCCTTCCATGGGAAGTCTCAGGAGTTTATCATGTTTGCACCCCAAAGATCCTGAGCTTCCCAGGCATATAGAGGTCTGGatggctgagaagagctaaagaaATACTTATTTGTACACATAGAAGGGttgcagaaggaaggaaagagctgCTTTCACGATTCCAAGGCATCTCCAGATTAAAGGTTCTCAAGGACTCAGTGTAACTTCCCCCTTCCATATTAACCCCCAAAGGGGAAGCTGTGTTTTCCCACATGACAAAGCTCTGAGTTTTGGACTTGTTTCCAAGACATTGTTCCCTTCTGAATGCTCAGAAAGTCAGTAGAATCATACGCTAATCAAATACTAAGCTTTTGGCTTTACCATTCCTTCTAACTCCATTAGAAATGGCTATGACCTTGTGAGTTTCAAAAGTTTCGAATAGGGagcaatgaagaaaatgttttctttacaaTCAACCTACAGAGGTAGATAGTGTAATCATAAATCTAGATTTGGAAAGTATCTCTGAGTTTATCTAATCCAACACATGTAATCCTGATTTTCAACTTAAGCACTTTGCATAAGGTGGAATGAATGATGACATGACCCTACACAACTGAGAAAGGTGGAATTGCTACAAAAGTTTTGCAGAGTCAGGGCATTTTCCTATCCTGCTTGGAGAGTCACATATAGTTCCCTACTCTCTCTTTAGAACCAActtgagagaaggagagagagaaagagagagagagagagagagagagagagagagagagagaggaagaggaagaggaagaggaagaggaagaagaagaggaagaagaagaagaagaagaagaagaagaagaaaaagaaaaagaaaaagaaaaagaagaagaagaaggaggaggaggaggagaggaggaggaggaggaggaggaggaggaggaacaggaggaggaggaagaggaagggaaagaggaaggggaaggggaaggggaaggggaagcaggaggaagagaaggagaaggatgaggaggaggaggagaagaaggagaagaagaagaagaagaagactttGAAAATGGTAAACATGCAGGGAATGCCAGCACCTCATTATATCCCTAATTTCCAGCCCAACCTAgagatttcaatttcttttgacTAAGAGCAGAAGCTCTCTCCATGGAGTGAGTTTTCGCCTTACTCCTATCCAAGAACTTCTTTGCTCTTGTGTATCTTGTGGTATTCTGGACAATTCTGATTTTGTTCATTATCTGCTGAGGATTAGTCATTATCCACTATTTGTGACAGACATTTGTATAATTAGCATTTGATGGAAAAGACTCAACCTAGGGGGTTCAAACATAGGACATCTTTCCCTGTTCAAGGAATAATGACCAAGGAAGCTGGTGGCTAGTTGCTTATGAACCTTAAAAAACACATTAGATAGCCAAATCAGGAATATGCGGGGATTGCCAAAGAGATAAAACGAATACCTCCTTGCAAGAACTAAGAAACCAGCCTCATGGTCTTTTCTCCTGCACCTCTCCAGGCGGGAATCAAAGTCTCCCTTGAAGAGGAATGGACAAAAATCCAGGATTTTCTACCAGAACCTCCCCATGAGTCAAATTTACATGGTTCACATGAACATACTCATTTTGCATGGGCAAAACACACTTTACAAAGAGAAGCAAACTGAGATGGAGAGAAGTtcaatggcttgcccagggtttTACACAATATCTAGGGTAGTATGTATCAGTGGTGGAATTTGTACTCAAAACCTCTGACCCCAGAGTCAGTGTTCTTCCCCCTGAACATTTGAGAGATCAACATTCTAAACAAGCTTGGAGGGAAGGCATTGTttctggagagagaaaatgaggaatgTGGACATAGGAAACACTGTCAGAAGAAGATGCTGACTGGAGAAGATATTGATAATGGGGGAGAATAAGGACTGGGTGGGGAGGAAAGATATTGACTGAGGTGAGGACTGACTGGGGAGAGAATGATTGtggtagagagaaagagatggtggAAACACTGAATGGAAAGGCGGTTATCAATTTGATTGGAAGGAAAACAATGACCTTCACAGTCAAAGGAAATTGGTGGGCCTTCCTTGAAACTTCCCTTGATTCCACAATAATGAGGTTTGGAGCCATTAGCTTCTGATGCCTGAACTCCTTTCTGATGCTTGAGTTTCAGGCATCAGACAGAAGGGGATGGGGTTTTCTGTGGGTTCTAAGGGAAGAGTAAAGCACTTTGTTTTCTgccccccactcccccaccccagGCTCTGGCTGCTGTCAGTGACTTACGACTGTTCCAGAATTGTTCCATCCACCCAGTGCCAGGTCCCCTCTTTCTTCTTGTCACTGAGTCCCAACCACCACACATGGCTCAAGTCAATCTTCTGCTTCAGGTATTTCTGGGAAACAGAGTGGAGTAGATATTGGAACTCTTTCCCCTGACTCCCAGGGACCAAAGTCTTCCAAACACTCAGTAGGATATCTAAGGGCACTCATGGGAAGACAATTCTTCCCAGTGCCAAACTattagacagaaaaactattacAGCAGCAGTAGCCATaataacagcaacagcagcagcaccACCAGCAGTAATAATATCAATagcaataacagcagcagcaatatcatcaacaataataacagcagcagcagtaacaccaccaacagcagcagcagcaacagcaacagtagCAATAACAagagcaacagcagcagcagcaacagcaacagtagCAATAACAAGAGCAACAGTAGTAGCAgcatcaaaaaataataacatcaatAGCAGTAataaaagcagcagcagcatagcaacaatagcaataacaacagcaacaagagcagcagcagcagcaagaagCAACAAGcagttagcatttatacagcactttcaggtttgtaaagtacttccCATGTTACTTCATTTATTTGATCCTCCAGATAATCCTCTAAAGCAGATCCTAACATTATCTCCATTTATAAATAATGGatattttttacataaagaatataGTAATATCTCTTATATTAAAGGCTAAAGGAACTGTTTGAGAGAGATTAAAATACTTAGGCAGCATCATGCAGCTAAGGATGCCTATGAGGTGGGCTCTGAACCCATTGCTCCTCCCAGGCGCACTCTCTGCCTCTCTGAGTTTGAACAACTGGAATTGGATCCTAGCTTCCCTAAAGGCTGCACATGAACTTTTGGGGcaccctcttcccttctttgggCCTTGGTAAAAAGGCATTTGGGGGCACTTTGTAAGGTGAGAAGACTGGGCTAGCTCTTCTCTAAGGTGTTTGAGAGCTCTGATCTCTGCAGCCCACAAAACAAGAGTTtttctccccacagagatggcctGCTTCCAGCATCCATGTGTGAGTTCTTGTGGGGCTATGAATCTCCTCCATGTGCTCAGTGATTCTCAGGCTCCTTGGAGTTTACTAGCACACACTATGGACTAACCTGAATGAGTGTGTCTTTGGGGAGGGTAATAATGACTTATATAGAGATGCCATGCAGCAGTATGGATCATGTGGGTAGCATCAGGAAGAgaagagactcagagagagagagagagcttctcTTATCCCATCTACATGTATGTGTTATATCAGTCTCTTTTTGCATATTTGGTTTctgggtttttttattttagtttttaagtaaaaaagaaatatatggctATTTTttaacaatgacaaaaaatactggagtggtttgccatttccttcttcagaaagGATAACCTAAGAGTTATAActtcagaattagaagggactttgAAGACCAAGATTGTCCAAAGTCACCCAGGCAGCAAGTGACCCAGCTCCTTTggctccagatccagcactctgtcTACTGAGCCaccctgcctccttcacttgtcTGGTTTCAAGACATCTCTCATTTATGCCAAACCCCAAGTCACAGAACCTCAGTTGGAATGGATCTCAGAGATGACCCTGTCTCACCTCTTCCTGAATGTCCTCTGAAATATGTGCTCATATGATCACAGACAAAGCACCAGAAGGGACATTGGTGACATCTTCTCTAAcctttttcagaggaggaaactcccCAACAAGGTGAAAATGGCTTATCTAGAGTCACAGAGGTCTTTCTCAAGAATGCCCAGGGAGAGAGAACCTGCCACCTCTCAAGAAAGACCATTTTACTTATCAGTAACTCATTCTTAGGAACATTTTTCTTGATATCAAGAAACCTAAATTTAACTCTGTAGCTCTGCCCATTGCTCCTAATTTTGTCCTCTAGGATCAGCCACAAGACTGATGGACTGTCTTCCACATGCCAGCCTTTCTAGTACTTGAAGGCAGCAGTCATATTCTTGCTGGCTAAGCATCCTTTGTTCCTATAGAGATCATCATCTAATGTAAAATCCCTTCTGAGCCTGTCTTGCAGCACCATTCTCAGCCACAGGTCATCAGCTCTTTTCTCTCCAGTCTCAATCCCTATGTCGCattcctgcctccctcccagaATATTAGTTCCTTCCCATCATGGCCCACTGCACCGTCAAAACTTGGTGCAACCATCTTTCCCTAACTCTGCCTGAATGCTCATTCCTTTGCTCTAGATGCTTCTGGCCCCCTAGATCAAGGCTTCTTAGGCTTTTTCCCTTTGCAAcaccttttcacctgagaaatttttacctgATCTTCAGTATTAGGGATATAAAATGGGTttccaaatcaaacatttactaataataaatcatgattcTGTAATCTTCACATTCAGTTTAGAATTGTAAACACAGTTTAAAAGCTTTGCTTTAGACTCATTAAGTTTCTCTTCTAAACATCCTTCATCCACTTATCCCTCATCTCCTAAAACTGAATTGTAAACTCCCTGGGGGCCAGCACCCTACCTACTACTTCTTTGTTGGCAATAGGGATTTGAACAAAGGATGTGAGCCACTTCCCTATCTGTTTGGGAGGTGAGGAAGGATAGAATTTTCTGAAGAATCCTATGGAATTACTGGACCAAAGTCACCCATTTTAGAGCATCATCCATCACCACTACTACACTAGAtcttacagacaagaaaactgagatccaaagaggaTAAGAACTTGGACCAAGCTAATTAGTAGCAAAAGaaagaacttgaattcagatcctctgacttcaaaacATTCACTTAGGGgctgctagatggtgcagtggatagagcaccagccctgaagtcaggaggacctgagttcaaatctcatctcagaaacttaatgcttcccagctgtgtgaccctgggcaaatcacttaaccccaattgcctcagcaaatatagcCTCAGCTGATGATAGTAGCAGAAGAaggaacttgaattcagatcctctgacttcaaatacaCTCTTTTCTTCATACTACCTTCTACTTGGAAGACAATTGTCAGGGCTTAGCCACAAGCGACTGGGCGTGACAATGGGATCCCagtcagagaagggaaagggaggcaaGACAAAGTAGTAAAAACAAATGATTCTGAAGAAACTTTCCAGCTAAGTTTCTTCCTATTCCTCATCCTCAACAGTCCATTCATCATCTCTATGCCTTTGTGTTTGTGTCCCCATCCCTGGAAAACCCTCCTGCCTTGCTTGGAGTgcccagtttccttcaaagctcagcagAAGCACCATCTTACATGTGAAGCCTACCCCAGGGCCCCTCCTCCCTCAAACTGACCTGTATTTCTTTTGTGTGCATGTTCTAGCCTGTCcttatataagctttttgagggcatgGGGTTGTTTCtcttttgcctttatatctcCAATGCTTAAGACAATGCCTGGCTCAAGACAGTGCTTTAAAAAGGGAAGCTGAGTAAATGAGTGAGTGTTCTGCTCAAAGATTTGAGAAATGGAGACTGGAAAGTTTGAGTGTaaggaggggatgggagggacAGGATAGAGAGGACCCAAAGCTCCCAGGGATAGGAGGAGCAATAAGAAGAGCCTCAGGTTCATAGCACTGAGAATCAGTATGGATCTTAGGGTTCATCTatatcctctcctctccccagaaTTTTGTAGCTGAAGGAAGGGAGCCAGAACAGTGAAGGGGAGGGAGATTGCCCCAAGTCACAAAGCCCATAGAGCAAAGATTCTGAAACTAGATGTTGTGATAGCAAGCACAATTCTCATTTCAGTTGGTCAACCAGTACGTTCTCATAGGGGGTCTGAGAGCTGGAACAACCCTAGAGGTCAGCTAGCCCTTCCCTCTTCTGGAAGACCCAACATCCCTGGCTTATCTCTAAGGTCTCTAAGCTACTCTGGACACTCCCAGAAGTTCACTCTCTCATGCAGCAGCTGCTTTCATGGCTACACAGATCAGATTGTAAAGTTCTTTCTCTCTTGCAACTGGccaaaaatgttttccaaaactTATTTCCACCCCTACTTCATCTATCCTTGTTCTATTTTCTGGAGTTCTGCAAATGAAACAAACTCTAACCCTTCTTTCACGTTGTAGATGACTATAAATCTGGAGTTGAGGCAACTTTAAAGTCCAATCAATGCAACCCCTTCaatttgcagataagaaaacagatgaGGCTCATAGAAGGAAAACTGTTTGTCTACAATCATATAGATAGGAAGGATCCTGGGATCCAGGGATTTGGACCTGAGAAAACAACTCACCTGCTCCTCTGAAGAGCTGACGATGACCAGGTCAGAACCATCTATCTTACATGCCTCTCTGGCTTCCTCCCATGAATTTTGGTTCACAGAAAAGAAGTAACAGCTGTCTTTATATAATTCCCACTTATAGGGACATGGTTGGCAAAAGGTGCCTGTGGGTAATAAGTAGGACTAGGCAAGGGAGCCGAGGGTTCTGGCTCCCTCTCCTGACCACTGAAATTAGACTTTTTTGGATATTCCCAAGTACAAATTCCTGTTCTCTTTAGTTTCTCAGTCATTCCCAGGTGTACCAGTGTCCTTACTCAAagttttgttcagttgtttgatGAGCAGGGAAACTTCATTTTGTTCTTCGGCTCTCAAGTCTACAGACAGAAGAATAGACAGAAATCAGAAGAATGAACACTTTTCCTAGATGTCCTGCCAGGCTGAATTTTGCTCCTGGCAATCTCTCCTTCCTTGGAGAATTCAGTTGTTCTGGTCTTCCTGCTCCTCTTAATCCCTAGAGACTCAGACTTGTGAGGGATTTCAAGGGTCTTCTGCTCCAACACACAGCTCTAGAAATCCCTTCCCCAGAGACCCCAGTGCCTTTCCTGTGTCCCTCCTTGCTACAAATCTCTGAGCCCTCCTCTTGGTGGTTGACTGTTTCCACTAAAACCAGATGACTTTTCCCAAGTTCACGATGTTACTCCAATCACCTGTCAGTTGGACAGATagctgactcagtttcttctggATTTCTTCATGATCCAAAGTATACTGACTTTGGGTAATGAGTAGGATTTGGCAAGGGACCCAAGGGTTGTAGCTCTCTCACCCAAACACTGAAGTCAGACCTTTTTGGATAGCCCCAGGTACAATTCCTGTTCTCTTTAGTTCCCCAGTCTTTCCCAAATGTCCAGGTATCCTTACTCAAAGTTTTGTTCAGTTGATCAATGAGTTGGGAAGCTTCAATTTTTTCCTTGGTCCTCAAATCTAGAGAGGGAGGAATAAGGAAATCAGAAGGATGAACATCTTTGCTCTTTGAAGAGCCTAGCTCTCCTTTCTGGGCTGGATCTTGTTCCTGGCAGTTCCCACTTCCTTGGAGAACCCAGTTGTTCAAGTATTCTAGCTGCTCTGGATCTCTAGAGATTGATTTGTGAGGGATTTCAAGGGTCATCTGCTACAACTCAAAACTCAAGAAGTCCTCTAGAGACTCCCAGTGTATTTTCTGTGTCCCTCCTTGCTGCAAATCTCTGAGCTCTCCACCTGGTGGATGATTCTTCCCACTAAAACCAGATGTTTTTTCTCCAATTCCTGGTCTTACCCCAATCATCTATCATCTGGGCAGAGAGCTGGCTCAGTTTCTTTTGGATTGTTTCATGCTCCAAATTATACTGACTTTAGGTAACAAGTAGGACTTGTCAAAGGATCCAAGAGTCCTGGCTAGACCCAAGTACAATTTCTGTTCTTTTACTTCCCCAGTCATTCCCATATGCCCAGGTATCCTTACTCaagtttttgttcagttgttcaatGAGCTGGGAAACttcaagtttttctttggccCTCAAATCTAGGGAGGGAGGAATAGGAAAATCAAAAAGATGAACATCTTTGCTCTTTGGAAAGCCCAGCTGTCCTACCCAGGCTGCATCTTGTTCCTGGCTGTCTTCCCTTCCTTGGAGAATCCAGTTGTTCAGGTATTCCTGGTCCTCTGGATCTCTAGACACTCAGACTTGAGAGGGATGTCAAAGGTCATCTGCTCCAACACACAGCTCCCAAAATCCCTTCCCCAGAGATGCCCAGTGCCTTTCCTGTGCCCCTCCTTACTGCAAATCTCTGAGCCCTCCATCTGGTGAGTGATTCTTTCCTCTAAGACCAGATGTCTTTTCCCCAGTTCCTGACATTACCCCAATCATCTTTCAGTTGGGCAGAGAGCTGGCTCAGTTTATTCTGGATTGTTTCATGCTCCAAATTTTACTGATTTTGGATAATGAGTATGACTTGTCAAGGGATCCAAGAGTCCTGGCTCCCTTTCCTGACCACTGAACTCAGACCTTTTTGGATAGACTCAAGTACAATTCTTGTTCTCTTACTTCCACAGTCATTCCCATATGCCCAGGTATACTTACTCAAggtattgttcagttgttcaatGAGCTGGGAAACTTCAAGATTTTCTTTAGCCCTCAAATCTAGGGAGGGAGGAATagggaagtcagaaagatgaaCATCTTTGCTTTTTGGAGAACCCAGCTGTCCTACCCAGGCTGCATCTTGTTCCTGGCTGTCTCCCCTTCCTTGGAGAATCCAGTGGTTCAGGTCTTTCTGGTCCTCTGGATCTTTAGATACTCAAACTTGAGAGGGATGTCAAAGGTCATCTGCTCCAACCCACAGCTCAAGAAGTCCCTTCCCTAAAGACCCCCAGTGTCCTTCTGTGTCCCCCTTTGCTGCAAGTCTCTGAGCCCTCCACCTAGTGGTTGATTCTTTCCACTAAGACTAGAGTCTTTCCCCAGTTCCTGGCCTCACCCCAATCATCTTTCATTTGGGCAGAGAgctggctcagtttcttcatgattGCTTCATGCTCCAAGTTATACTGACTTTGAGTCTGGAAGACTGGAAGATAAAATAGAGTTGGGTCCATTGGAGTAATATCCACCTAATAGAAATCTGAGGAGTCCAGGGTAAGGAAGAAAGCCCAATTTCAAACAAACTTCCCTTACCCTGGAACCAATGGCAGAATTGACCCCTAAACCATGATCCCTCTTTTATGTTGCTCTGTCTAATAGTATGGCAATCTCACTCAAGACAGGGAGCTCAAGCCTGGCCCCTAGCTCAACCTGACTTTGGGGATCCATTCCTGCTTCCACTCTTGCAGAGTAGCCCCAAATACCCAGATACTCAGCAGCACAGATTTCTAAATTAGCATAAGCTAGAAAACTGAAGATAATCCAACCACTTCACTTTGTAATTAAGAAAACTTAGGATCAGGGATCAGGTTATAACAGCTCCAGATGACACAGCTAATACTTGGCAGTAGCAGGGCTAGAATTCAGATTCTCCTACTCAGGCGACAATGCTCTTTCTATTCTATCACCCTCCCCCTCTTCTCTATCTCCCAAGTCCCATGAGAAAGATCAGAAATAGAACTTCTTCACCCAAGCCATTGATCTCCCTGGAAACGGGCCTTACCTCGGGACAGGATAATGATGCTGAGGATGAAGGAAAGGGTAATGAAGAACATCATCATCAGGAAGCCCAGGCGACTCAGCCAGGAAACTGCAAGGACGGAGTGTTGGGGAGAACTCAAGGCTACTTGGCCCCCAGACCCTGGGAAACCTTCCCTAAGCTCTTCTACCTTATTACACAGACCCAGAATAGAAAGAATCACATTTTGAATCTATGAAACTATCAACTATCTTAGAAGTGGCTCACTGATGTAGGAGATACATCACTGCAACAGTGCCTCAGGAAGCTCTCCATTCAAGTTCAGCCATAGCCACTTACTGCTTAGCTATGGGACCCagagttccctcatctgtaacatgaggatAATATTAGCCCTGATATCCCCAAGTTATTGAGACCACATAAGTAAGGCTGTACACCTTATAGCAGTGCTGGCCATAATGACTCTTACTATTATCTCTGACAGCCTTGTTATGTCTAGCCTGTATCCCATGATGTTTTTACCCACTAGGAGCCACTCCTGCCCCCAGTTAGAGTTCTTCTAGCCCTTCTCTTCCAGAAAGTCCTCTGAGATAGCTGTTTAACCTATGCTCTCAGGGGATCTGCTTGTGAGATTGAATTAAATtaacagcaaacatttattaagcatctactgtgagTTCATAACAGGGATGGAGCAGAGAAACTGGACTTGTGGTTTCACTGGGAGAGGAAGATTCCTTCTCCCAAAGGAGGTTGGTGCCTTTCTTTCAATCTAAAGAGCCTTATAGCTGTCTGGAGCAGATGTAGGGAGATCAGCTTTGGGGTCAGGTAATGGCTTAGTTGACTCCCTTCTGACctagttttaaaatgttatgttatctatgttttattgtatttttatttattttgttaattctttCCCAAATTTCATTTTAACCTGATTCCACATGCAGCTAGCACCCCATCTttgctctctgtttcttcttgccCCTCTCTcaacttcttctctaggaatctagacactataccacttggtgcatatatatttagtattgttattacttcactttctatgataccctttagctagatataatttccttccttatctcttttaattaggtccatttttgcttttgcttgattgaAATGAAGTtcgctacccctgcttttttttttttttacttccactAAAGCATAATAGATGCTAGCACACCATTTTTGATAGCTCTGAACTAAAGCCCTGAGAGATCCCATTATTTGCCCGGATCACTGAGCTACAAtgtgtttgggggtggggggaagcttAGACCCACATCTGTCAGGATTTGAGGCTGGCTCTCTAGGCATTAACCTCgattaagacaaaaataaagaatgctTCTTCTTAAGGGGCTTATATTCTAAGGGAAGagactatatgtatatacatatatatttgcatgcatatatgtgcacatatctatatatgtgtatctattcAAGTGTATACGTGTATTGTTATAGGCAAATCTATGTACAAATACTCACAGGCATGTGTGCAGGTGTGGgccacacacatgtatacactgtatacatacatacaca
This genomic window contains:
- the CD209 gene encoding CD209 antigen isoform X2; its protein translation is MEMCEADDLKSSGLAELDEDALMPSGWSNFNLRTQSLRRYSVSWLSRLGFLMMMFFITLSFILSIIILSRVFQTQSQYNLEHEAIMKKLSQLSAQMKDDWDLRAKENLEVSQLIEQLNNTLNLRAKEKLEVSQLIEQLNKNLNLRTKEKIEASQLIDQLNKTLNLRAEEQNEVSLLIKQLNKTLSTFCQPCPYKWELYKDSCYFFSVNQNSWEEAREACKIDGSDLVIVSSSEEQKYLKQKIDLSHVWWLGLSDKKKEGTWHWVDGTILEQSFWNEGEPNNAGDEDYCELTSKSWNDASCSKKNKWICEKEAFSCLKP
- the CD209 gene encoding CD209 antigen isoform X7, with amino-acid sequence MEMCEADDLKSSGLAELDEDALMPSGWSNFNLRTQSLRRYSVSWLSRLGFLMMMFFITLSFILSIIILSRVFQTQSQYNLEHEAIMKKLSQLSAQMKDDWDLRAKEKLEVSQLIEQLNKNLNLRTKEKIEASQLIDQLNKTLNLRAEEQNEVSLLIKQLNKTLSTFCQPCPYKWELYKDSCYFFSVNQNSWEEAREACKIDGSDLVIVSSSEEQKYLKQKIDLSHVWWLGLSDKKKEGTWHWVDGTILEQSFWNEGEPNNAGDEDCCELTSKNWNDAPCSKKNKWICEKEAFSCLKP
- the CD209 gene encoding CD209 antigen isoform X1, with the translated sequence MEMCEADDLKSSGLAELDEDALMPSGWSNFNLRTQSLRRYSVSWLSRLGFLMMMFFITLSFILSIIILSRVFQTQSQYNLEHEAIMKKLSQLSAQMKDDWDLRAKENLEVSQLIEQLNNTLNLRAKEKLEVSQLIEQLNKNLNLRTKEKIEASQLIDQLNKTLNLRAEEQNEVSLLIKQLNKTLSTFCQPCPYKWELYKDSCYFFSVNQNSWEEAREACKIDGSDLVIVSSSEEQKYLKQKIDLSHVWWLGLSDKKKEGTWHWVDGTILEQSFWNEGEPNNAGDEDCCELTSKNWNDAPCSKKNKWICEKEAFSCLKP
- the CD209 gene encoding CD209 antigen isoform X5, whose translation is MEMCEADDLKSSGLAELDEDALMPSGWSNFNLRTQSLRRYSVSWLSRLGFLMMMFFITLSFILSIIILSRVFQTQSQYNLEHEAIMKKLSQLSAQMKDDWDLRAKENLEVSQLIEQLNNTLNLRAKEKLEVSQLIEQLNKNLNLRTKEKIEASQLIDQLNKTLNLRAEEQNEVSLLIKQLNKTLSTFCQPCPYKWELYKDSCYFFSVNQNSWEEAREACKIDGSDLVIVSSSEEQKYLKQKVDLSHLWWLGLSDKKKEGTWHWVDGTILEQSFWNEGEPNNAGDEDYCELTSKSWNDASCSKKNKWICEKEAFSCLKP